In Ruania alkalisoli, the DNA window CCGTGACGAGGCGGACGTTGCGACCCATGATGCCTCCGAGGATGCATCGCCGGCACCGTCCGAGGACGATTCGCAGGACGCATCGACGCATCGCGATGGGGACCGCGATGACTGACGTGCGGTCGATGCCGGTCCCGGATGGCCTGGCCGGTGAGCGCGTCGACGCGGCGCTGGCCCGCCTCCTCGGACTGAGCCGGACCAAAGCCGCCGAGCTGGCCGCTACCGGTGCAGTGGTGCTCGACGGGCGCGAGCTCGGCAAGTCCGACCGCCTGATCGCCGGTGGGTGGCTGGAAATAACGATCCCGGACCTCTCACCCGAGCCGGCCACGCCACCCGAGCCGGTGCCCGGAATGGCCATCCGTCTCGATGACGACGACATCGTGGTCGTCGACAAGCCGGTCGGCGTGGCGGCCCACCCCAGCCCGGGATGGAACGGACCCACGGTCGTCGGGGGACTGGCGGCCGCTGGATACCGCATCGCGACCTCAGGGGCAGCCGAGCGGCAGGGAGTCGTGCACCGGCTCGACGTCGGTACGTCCGGGCTCATGGTCGTGGCCAAGAGCGAGCGCGCCTACAGCACGCTGAAGCGCGCCTTCAAGGAACGCACCGTCGAGAAGGTCTACCACGCCCTCGTGCAGGGACACCCGGACCCGACGGCCGGCACTGTCGATGCACCGATCGGACGCCATCCCAAGCATGACTACAAGTGGGCCGTGGTCGCCGACGGACGCCCCAGCATCACCCACTACGACACCCTCGAGGCGATGGCACGAGCGACGTTGCTCGAGATCCATCTCGAGACCGGGCGCACCCACCAGATCCGGGTGCACATGTCCGCGATCGGCCACCCCTGCGCTGGAGACCTGACGTATGGCGCCGACCCGGTGCTCGCCCGGCGCCTGGGGCTGCAGCGGCAGTGGTTGCACGCGATGCGGCTGGGTTTCACCCATCCCGGATCCGGCAGCTGGGTCGAGGTGAGCAGCACCTATCCCGAGGACCTGCAGCACGCCCTCGACGGTCTGCGCGATGCCTGACGTGCACGTCGTGACCGTCGATGCCGCCGACCCGCAGGCAGTGGCACGCGTCCACGCCATCCGGTTCGAGGTGTTCGTCGATGAGCAGGGCGTGGCACCCTCGGACGAGCTCGATGATCGAGACTATGAGCCTGGCACCAGGCACCTGCTGGCGGTCCGGGAGACGGGATCGAGCAATGGTGTGCAGGATCTCGGCACGGCCAGGCTGCTCGATGACGGCCCGGGTATGGCACACGCCTCCCGCGTCGCCGTGCGCTCGCTCGCACGCGGGCTCGGCGTCGGACGGGTGCTGATGACCGCGCTGGAGCGGGAGGCGCTCGCCGCACATGCTGAT includes these proteins:
- a CDS encoding GNAT family N-acetyltransferase, with amino-acid sequence MPDVHVVTVDAADPQAVARVHAIRFEVFVDEQGVAPSDELDDRDYEPGTRHLLAVRETGSSNGVQDLGTARLLDDGPGMAHASRVAVRSLARGLGVGRVLMTALEREALAAHADRCDPADEIRMVLSAQESALGFYAALGYAVSTKRYQEAGIWHRDAVKMLRPGGS
- a CDS encoding RluA family pseudouridine synthase encodes the protein MTDVRSMPVPDGLAGERVDAALARLLGLSRTKAAELAATGAVVLDGRELGKSDRLIAGGWLEITIPDLSPEPATPPEPVPGMAIRLDDDDIVVVDKPVGVAAHPSPGWNGPTVVGGLAAAGYRIATSGAAERQGVVHRLDVGTSGLMVVAKSERAYSTLKRAFKERTVEKVYHALVQGHPDPTAGTVDAPIGRHPKHDYKWAVVADGRPSITHYDTLEAMARATLLEIHLETGRTHQIRVHMSAIGHPCAGDLTYGADPVLARRLGLQRQWLHAMRLGFTHPGSGSWVEVSSTYPEDLQHALDGLRDA